In Mycteria americana isolate JAX WOST 10 ecotype Jacksonville Zoo and Gardens chromosome 5, USCA_MyAme_1.0, whole genome shotgun sequence, one DNA window encodes the following:
- the KCNJ11 gene encoding ATP-sensitive inward rectifier potassium channel 11 — MLSRKGIIPEEYVLTRLAEDVPDHARYRARERRARFVGKNGACNVAHKNIREQGRFLQDVFTTLVDLKWPHTLLIFTMSFLCSWLLFGMVWWLIAFAHGDLDHSTRLQRDPGEGVAGAPAGFVPCVTSIHSFTSAFLFSIEVQVTIGFGGRMVTEECPAAILVLIVQNIVGLVINAIMLGCIFMKTSQAHRRAETLIFSKHAVIALREGKLCFMLRVGDLRKSMIISATIRMQVVKKTASLEGEVVPLNQIDIQMENPVGGNSIFLVSPLIIYHVIDKNSPLYDISPLNLHHHEDLEIIVILEGVVETTGITTQARTSYLADEILWGQRFVPIVAEEDGRYSVDYSKFGNTVKVPTPSCTARQLEEDKSIMDSMPLSPKGTIRKRSVKLKPKFTISDEPS, encoded by the coding sequence aTGCTGTCGAGGAAGGGGATCATCCCCGAGGAGTACGTGCTAACCCGGCTGGCGGAGGATGTGCCGGATCATGCCCGGTACCGCgcccgggagcggcgggcgcgTTTCGTGGGCAAGAACGGTGCCTGCAACGTGGCCCATAAAAACATCCGTGAGCAGGGACGCTTCCTCCAGGACGTCTTCACCACACTGGTGGACCTCAAGTGGCCCCACACGCTGCTCATCTTCACCAtgtccttcctctgcagctggctgctcttTGGCATGGTCTGGTGGCTCATCGCCTTCGCCCACGGAGACCTGGACCACAGCACccggctgcagcgtgaccccggAGAGGGGGTGGCGGGGGCCCCGGCTGGCTTTGTGCCCTGCGTGACCAGCATCCACTCCTTCACCTCCGCCTTCCTCTTCTCCATTGAGGTGCAGGTGACGATCGGCTTCGGGGGACGCATGGTGACGGAGGAATGCCCGGCTGCCATCCTGGTGCTGATAGTGCAGAACATCGTGGGGCTGGTGATCAACGCCATCATGCTGGGTTGCATCTTCATGAAGACCTCGCAGGCCCACCGCCGGGCCGAGACCCTCATCTTCAGCAAGCATGCGGTCATCGCCCTGCGGGAGGGCAAGCTCTGCTTCATGCTGCGAGTGGGTGACCTCCGGAAGAGCATGATCATCAGCGCCACCATCCGCATGCAGGTGGTGAAGAAGACTGCCAGCCTGGAGGGGGAGGTGGTGCCCCTCAACCAGATTGACATCCAGATGGAGAACCCCGTGGGGGGCAACAGCATCTTCCTCGTCTCCCCACTCATCATCTACCACGTGATAGACAAGAACAGCCCCCTCTACGACATCTCCCCCCTGAACCTTCACCACCATGAGGACCTGGAGATCATCGTCATCTTGGAAGGGGTGGTGGAGACCACCGGCATCACCACGCAAGCCAGAACCTCCTACCTGGCGGATGAAATCCTCTGGGGCCAAAGGTTTGTGCCCATTGTGGCAGAGGAAGATGGGCGATACTCTGTGGACTACTCTAAATTTGGCAACACGGTGAAAGTGCCCACCCCTTCGTGCACTGctaggcagctggaggaggacaAGAGCATTATGGACAGCATGCCATTGTCCCCTAAAGGCACAATAAGGAAGAGGTCTGTCAAGCTAAAGCCCAAGTTTACCATAAGCGATGAGCCTTCCTGA